The Bombus terrestris chromosome 4, iyBomTerr1.2, whole genome shotgun sequence genome has a window encoding:
- the LOC100651636 gene encoding ankyrin-3 isoform X8, which produces MTTEEAFPPIIKFQADDTTAFLRAARSGNLEKVIEFLDTDLDINTANSNGLNALHLASKDGHVEIVTELLKRGAKVDAATKKGNTALHIASLAGQVEIVNILIQYGAAVNIQSQNGFTPLYMAAQENHDQVVKLLLGNGANQSLATEDGFTPLAVAMQQGHDKVVSVLLENDSKGKVRLPALHIAAKKDDCKAADLLLQNDHKPDVTSKSGFTPLHIAAHYGNEEIARLLIKRGADVNYLAKHNISPLHVAAKWGKNNMVKVLLENSAQIDAKTRDGLTPLHCAARSGHEQVITTLLEHSAPISARTKNGLAPLHMASQGDHVDAARVLLYHRAPVDEVTIDYLTSLHVAAHCGHVRVAKLLLDRKADPNARALNGFTPLHIACKKNRIKVVELLLKHGASIESTTESGLTPLHVASFMGCMNIVIFLLQHEANPDVPTVRGETPLHLAARANQTDIIRILLRNGAKVDARAREQQTPLHIASRLRNIDIVMLLLQHGAAVDTTTKDMYTALHIAAKEGQEEVATILVENNASLKATTKNGFTPLHIAAKYGNMSVAKILLQRDSKLDAQGKNDISPLHLACHYDHPNVANLLLEKGASPHLASQNGHTPLHIAARKNQMDIASTLLENGANANAESKAGFTPLHLSAQKGHYDMTNLLIEHGADPNHKSKNGLTALHLCAQEDFIKVASILVKNGANVESETETGYRPIHVAAHFGNLSMIRFLLKHSATIDVKSNQNYTPLHQAAQQGHAHIVSALLEGNASHKARTNDGLTALNIAQKLGYISVMEVLKGLSYDTLAPDNKNWDEKYKVIAPESLQETSFMSDSEDEGGSDALISEQPYRYLTADLMKSLRDDSLPIDVTRDDPIHRQVTKEEKQDFTQSNNYCLAENFDTDGFNLGRLHFRSFLVSFLVDARGGAMKGCRHSGVRIIVPPRRATMPIRVTCRLIKPNKIANPPPLMEGEALATRIMEMGPVGATFLGPVLIDIPHFASIRGKEREIIILRSENGETWKEHDNSVDNDTTLLNTPYDPQMSAAHPGRITRIITTDFPQYFAIITRIKQEVHVIGAEGGILTSSVANDVQAVFPPGALTKKIKVGLQAHVIPAELTAKLLGNCVAVSPVITIEPRRRKFHKPITLTIPVPQAANKGMINQYGGETPTLRLLCSIAGGTSESQWEDVTGSTPLTFMNDTVSFTTTVSARFWLMDCRNIGAVPKMATELYEESLFVPYITNFVIYSKRMDVLEATLRILCMTDGKEGLHTLERQEEFVEIVKSRDVEALDGKDLYIEFSGNLVPVTKSGVQLKFTFKAFRQNRLSFHVKVKDPLLDPVARMLFMREPKVAKGEPPQQPICVLNIVLPEIMTKVEVQKKLKDYEDSNIIDQKLDSYESKYKMEQKEKGDEPKDTSPSEQKFITDTLQKERTDAVTIHEFLAQKAACSLESVDASYPSKVVGQEQDLSPSVERQTYSEKRKFWEDISRKRESYQRSESEISRTSQLTINESDSEYIQNITTEDTADIVQQMDKSETLEDLNVPDISECSVAEKAQYFEEQIQKETTKIPPKLLQQDSLKSEKEKLTKTRISDKEKLDKDEKYVTELKQVTKVEERREIVSFETEERKEVQRKETKETMKLSSEDEKEKDESKPTYVDVSAKIELPRAKLDETTEKESKPERSKEDMEKIDAAPSMPPLETKDKHIEKKEHVEKAAEPSMLTEEKSLDTTQKTEESAAVAEDQLVELKVERVAKQEHKTIVITEVPVRDIVKDVKLEKEDIKQSIMELSAKEAKDVEEKHKDVVESVEVSMPQESIKERVEVKEKVEEPTLELTTKEEDIRERIEISAEGERMKESIEEERKEKREIVGEVILQESAEQSPKRQKRGEQEDTIAEVTVKEDGTKEKEEYEEEAIEEQEEAVAEVAAEKESTKEKEEYKEEAMEEREVAEVTAKEESTKEKMEDKAKEEAMEKVTVEIGGEEKAKDIEEKEMEEKKVTDTREKETTEAITEAPVERKLQREIITERETKREEARDEVVKHVEKEEKESEKVVTDVIVRESVKTPEIKEEEVVKEKSTGRRIITEETTIIYKVQKDGTLVQEQVLKSVQVEGGSEALAAALVQLPESKIETKSVYEVESIGEVTPEITFTTDIRKEMQKFLEGERATEIEVKDQMRKEITSIEQEKSEKMSPVAESIQEVEDGEIKEKREESRKEEREEITLDKNTVTEMETKHVRKEFESRIPVSTAKIDKDKIQKETKPKSMTELKQLPSKLESDKELSTEEQEISPTTKKKEFESRIPKRVIDIKPTSDKAGKKDTHVRKESESYTITEKKSSEEVTSKLEEHLTTKSETQTFSKSFTDPQEAFKMFEDMERAKGEFATVTSKIDHKTSTMTEKKEVVSSEISNGKDKVITLEEKERVERKKSSESQLKKESPTETLEEKKSKHEELDKTAIQKLSMNLTDTREIIDAAASESRTETKKEDLFKKLSDKEGVMTREAGSSLLRESDAEVAIRIKKDIGEKRDEKDEVKTVEGKPATERISKPVADSDHIETLAQGESRKESKESFDVVQFVPSERKTEEKDSSKEEEASEATEEEATTPRESLEEKQRLKFKEIEARTIAETLIQSIEQEIEAKSAADLKAELLSKGYLEQIISESVETDHEKLADDLTRKFESIMKKTMDKQAAQMKIDQSLMESPRLRSSIQEESLDKSSTRDSISVSEDITKDEESSPHEKEESFPLSSSQAKLQDRDITMSPSSISEQIDFEETIDVDTNELESVSKPTSSPRSEKQRFTKSSSQVELQRDFQSDVGLPRDKIVSEISGARVLEILEPGVNSQSREDSVDVPSLEMDEHKISEQTSRGIPSLHESAEMDSFDKMDQERDITISPSTVSEDTNIDYSLVQESSQPVPMQKDLPTISTRRADSFEIESPPLVSPKPKVRGLEIKPVDWMIGDEKIEISETLQPSQIFNQELEAYESMKKKERLSSLDGSTDHEQESGTKSSEEISVIESTKETVADNGKSTTSSVGETKLTAIPVSEQDFESELVENKLDVSCQELVDTLQREYDAKTPIKEYIESIQREISSERIVEAEKREVLQVDESASQERTEVPTATTTEKSLEEETREETTKEDASSVTETSKREEILSKSGIELKLEKTTTGSLKESEKAAEEVSQETADSEKPVRVDDVLKEWTEAYLSKMKPLGDDYKRHMEKATEKHDKPGRSTTVPSDTCAFKIKKDDLPSVDLSARYAITVLDQVVKKEIAEVKESLEAAKQDLIEELSENSETVIQIKDSPSEFRFKLQPESIPNDLPFLYTPSFPEQQPHESDTEAVKSESPIDKSMPYETKDSTESKMELEESTSSSIEEPIHLQGDTPVIKTEKSDVETAAITVHEDTRDDEEEHLSPVPASRSGSDIDNKDESSSLALPRPVLRRRQKPGRSSKRVASDSDADLGSSSGESSNYQSCDYEIGRAHRTVGFFGQRYTDRRTDRQHL; this is translated from the exons ATGACGACAGAGGAGGCATTTCCACCGATCATTAAGTTCCAG GCTGACGACACGACAGCATTTCTACGTGCTGCTCGGTCCGGAAACCTCGAAAAAGTGATCGAATTCCTCGATACCGATTTAGATATTAATACAGCTAATTCG AATGGTTTAAATGCTTTACATTTAGCATCGAAAGATGGCCATGTTGAAATAGTaacagaattattaaaaagaggCGCTAAAGTGGACGCAGCTACGAAAAAGGGGAACACTGCGTTGCACATAGCTTCACTGg CCGGCCAAGTGGAAATAGTAAATATTCTTATTCAGTATGGTGCTGCGGTTAATATTCAATCTCAAAATGGTTTTACACCTTTATACATGGCCGCTCAAGAAAATCATGATCAAGTGGTTAAATTATTGCTCGGCAATGGAGCCAATCAGAGTCTCGCTACAGAG GATGGATTTACACCTCTCGCAGTAGCGATGCAACAAGGACACGATAAAGTCGTCAGCGTTCTTTTAGAAAATGATTCTAAAGGGAAAGTTAGACTACCAGCGCTTCATATCGCGGCTAAGAAAGATGATTGCAAAGCTGCGGATCTGTTATTGCAG aaTGATCACAAACCCGATGTTACATCAAAAAGCGGTTTTACACCTTTGCATATCGCCGCCCATTACGGAAACGAAGAGATAGCACGTTTATTAATAAAGCGTGGAGCCGATGTTAATTATTTGGCAAAG CATAATATAAGCCCTTTACATGTAGCAGCGAAGTGGGGTAAAAACAACATGGTTAAagtattattagaaaattctGCGCAAATCGATGCTAAAACTAGGGATGGTTTAACACCGCTTCATTGTGCAGCAAGATCTGGTCATGAACAAGTGATTACCACACTTCTTGAACATTCTGCACCAATTAGTGCACGAACGAAA AATGGACTTGCACCGTTACACATGGCATCGCAAGGGGATCATGTGGATGCAGCGAGAGTATTATTGTATCACCGAGCGCCAGTGGACGAAGTTACGATCGATTATTTAACGTCTCTTCATGTTGCCGCGCACTGCGGCCACGTTAGAGTCGCAAAACTACTTTTGGATCGCAAAGCTGATCCAAATGCACGCGCTTTAAATGGCTTCACACCATTGCATATTGCTTGCaagaaaaatcgaataaaagttGTCGAACTCTTATTAAAACACGGAGCATCGATCGAATCTACTACCGAG tCTGGACTGACTCCATTACATGTGGCCAGTTTTATGGGATGTATGAATATCGTGATATTTCTACTGCAACACGAAGCCAATCCTGATGTGCCAACTGTTAGGGGTGAAACACCTCTACATCTGGCAGCTAGAGCTAATCAGACAGACattattcgaattttattaCGAAATGGAGCCAAAGTTGATGCTCGTGCAAGG GAACAACAAACACCTCTTCATATTGCGTCGCGATTAAGAAATATCGATATTGTTATGTTACTTCTGCAACATGGTGCAGCAGTTGATACCACCACGAAAGATATGTACACAGCGTTGCATATCGCGGCAAAGGAAGGCCAGGAGGAG gTTGCAACTATTCTTGTGGAAAACAATGCTTCTCTTAAGGCTACAACTAAAAACGGCTTTACTCCTTTACATATCGCGGCTAAATATGGCAACATGAGCGTTGCTAAGATACTTTTGCAAAGGGACAGCAAATTAGACGCGCAAGGAAAG AATGATATTTCTCCTCTACATTTGGCGTGCCATTATGACCATCCAAATGTAGCAAATCTTTTATTGGAAAAAGGCGCATCCCCTCATTTAGCTTCGCAAAATGGACATACTCCTCTGCATATCGCTGCTCGTAAAAATCAG ATGGATATTGCCTCGACTCTCTTAGAAAATGGGGCGAACGCGAACGCCGAATCAAAAGCAGGATTCACGCCTCTACATTTAAGTGCACAAAAAGGTCACTATGATATGACGAATTTGTTGATTGAACATGGAGCTGATCCGAATCACAAGTCAAAG AATGGTCTCACCGCGTTGCATCTATGCGCTCAAGAAGATTTTATTAAAGTGGCTTCTATTCTGGTGAAAAATGGTGCGAATGTAGAGAGTGAAACGGAAACTGGGTATCGGCCGATACACGTCGCGGCACATTTTGGAAACCTTTCTATGATTCGATTTCTCTTAAAGCATAGTGCAACTATCGACGTAAAATCTAATCAAAACTACACTCCATTGCATCAGGCTGCTCAACAAGGTCATGCGCATATTGTTAGCGCTTTATTGGAAGGAAATGCTTCGCATAAAGCACGAACCAAT GATGGACTAACCGCGTTAAATATAGCTCAAAAATTAGGATACATATCCGTAATGGAGGTATTGAAAGGATTGTCTTACGATACATTGGCACCTGATAACAAAAATTGGGACGAGAAGTACAAAGTGATCGCTCCCGAAAGTCTGCAAGAAACCAGCTTTATGTCTGATTCCGAAGACGAAGGAG GTTCGGATGCGTTGATCAGTGAGCAGCCTTATCGATATCTTACAGCAGATTTGATGAAAAGTTTAAGAGACGATTCTCTGCCTATTGATGTTACGCGAGATGATCCAATACACAGACAAG tcacaaaagaagaaaaacaggaTTTCACTCAAAGCAATAATTATTGTCTAGCAGAAAACTTTGATACTGATGGATTTAATTTGGG CCGACTTCATTTCAGATC atttttagtAAGTTTCTTGGTGGATGCACGTGGAGGTGCTATGAAAGGATGTAGACACAGCGGTGTACGCATTATCGTACCACCACGCAGAGCAACAATGCCAATTCGCGTTACGTGTAGATTGATAAAACCTAATAAAATCGCGAATCCTCCTCCTTTGATGGAAGGAGAGGCTTTGGCAACTCGTATTATGGAGATGGGGCCAGTCGGTGCAACGTTTCTAGG GCCTGTTCTGATCGATATACCCCATTTCGCGTCTATTCGAGGCAAAGAGAGGGAAATCATTATTCTCAGAAGTGAAAATGGAGAAACCTGGAAAGAGCACGATAATTCCGTCGACAACGATACTACTTTGTTAAATACTCCATATG ATCCTCAAATGAGCGCTGCTCATCCTGGTAGAATCACTCGAATAATAACGACAGATTTTCCCCAATACTTTGCCATTATCACGAGAATTAAACAGGAAGTTCACGTAATCGGCGCCGAGGGTGGAATTTTGACTTCGAGCGTGGCCAACGACGTTCAAGCTGTTTTCCCACCAGGAGCATTAACGAAAAAGATCAAAGTCGGATTACAA GCCCACGTGATTCCGGCAGAGCTTACGGCAAAACTGCTAGGAAATTGCGTGGCCGTTTCACCCGTCATAACGATCGAACCGAGAAGACGAAAGTTTCACAAACCAATTACTCTTACAATACCTGTACCTCAAGCTGCAAATAAAGGAATGATTAATCAATACGGTGGTGAAACACCAACGTTACGCCTGTTGTGCAGTATCGCGG GTGGGACGAGCGAATCACAATGGGAAGATGTTACTGGTTCGACGCCGTTAACTTTTATGAATGACACGGTATCCTTTACTACAACTGTATCTGCCCGATTTTGGCTAATGGATTGCCGAAATATAGGCGCAGTTCCGAAAATGGCAACCGAGTTGTACGAAGAGTCGTTATTCGTGCCATATATTACGAA TTTCGTGATATATTCGAAACGAATGGATGTGCTCGAAGCAACGTTGAGAATATTGTGTATGACCGATGGAAAGGAAGGACTGCATACTTTGGAAAGGCAAGAGGAATTTGTCGAAATTGTAAAAAGCCGCGATGTTGAA GCGCTCGATGGGAAAGATCTTTATATCGAATTCAGTGGGAATTTAGTACCTGTGACGAAATCGGGTGTACAATTGAAATTTACATTCAAAGCGTTTCGTCAGAATCGTTTATCTTTTCACGTGAAAGTGAAAGATCCGTTGTTAGATCCTGTCGCCAGGATGCTGTTTATGCGAGAACCAAAAGTTGCGAAAGGAGAGCCACCGCAACAACCAATTTGCGTATTAAATATCGTTCTTCCAGAAATAATGACCAAAGTGGAAGTACagaagaaattgaaag ATTACGAAGATTCAAATATTATCGATCAAAAATTGGATTCTTACGAATCGAAATACAAGATGGAACAAAAAGAGAAAGGCGACGAACCTAAAGATACTTCGCCTTCCGAACAGAAATTTATTACCGACACCTTACAAAAAGAACGAACAG ATGCTGTTACTATCCACGAATTCCTTGCGCAAAAAGCGGCTTGTTCCTTAGAATCTGTAGATGCTAGTTATCCCAGTAAAGTAGTCGGGCAAGAGCAAGACTTGTCGCCCAGTGTCGAGAGACAAACCTATTCGGAGAAGAGAAAATTCTGGGAGGATATTTCGAGGAAACGGGAAAGTTATCAACGATCCGAGTCCGAAATATCGAGAACGTCGCAGTTAACGATAAACGAAAGCGACAGTGAGTATATACAGAATATTACAACAGAGGACACGGCAGATATCGTCCAACAGATGGACAAGTCTGAAACGTTGGAAGATTTGAACGTACCTGATATTTCCGAGTGTTCGGTGGCGGAGAAGGCTCAGTATTTCGAGGAACAGATACAGAAAGAAACCACGAAGATTCCACCAAAGTTGCTTCAACAAGACTCGTTAAAGTCCGAGAAAGAGAAGCTAACGAAAACTAGAATAAGCGACAAAGAAAAGCTGGACAAAGATGAGAAGTACGTAACTGAATTGAAGCAAGTTACAAAGGTGGAAGAAAGGAGAGAAATCGTTAGCTTCGAGACGGAAGAGCGGAAAGAGGTCCAAAggaaggaaacgaaagaaacaatgAAATTGTCTTCTgaagatgagaaagaaaaagacgagaGTAAACCAACTTACGTGGATGTAAGTGCTAAAATAGAATTGCCCAGAGCGAAACTCGATGAAACGACCGAAAAAGAAAGTAAACCTGAAAGATCGAAGGAAGATATGGAAAAGATAGATGCCGCGCCTTCTATGCCACCTCTAGAAACAAAGGATAAGCATATAGAAAAGAAAGAGCATGTAGAAAAAGCGGCGGAGCCATCGATGCTGACCGAAGAAAAATCACTCGACACGACGCAGAAGACAGAAGAAAGCGCCGCAGTGGCGGAAGATCAATTAGTTGAATTAAAAGTTGAACGTGTTGCGAAGCAGGAACATAAAACGATTGTTATCACCGAAGTACCTGTACGAGATATTGTAAAAGATGTAAAGctagaaaaagaagatataaaacaGTCAATTATGGAATTAAGCGCGAAAGAAGCGAAGGACGTAGAAGAGAAACACAAGGATGTTGTGGAATCTGTGGAAGTAAGTATGCCACAAGAAAGCATAAAGGAAAGAGTAGAAGTAAAGGAGAAAGTGGAAGAACCAACGTTAGAATTAACGACAAAGGAGGAAGATATAAGAGAGAGGATCGAAATAAGCGCGGAAGgagagagaatgaaagaaagTATAGAAGAGGAACGAAAGGAAAAGCGAGAAATCGTCGGCGAGGTAATTTTGCAAGAAAGTGCTGAGCAAAGTCCAAAACGACAGAAACGAGGAGAACAGGAGGACACGATCGCGGAGGTAACTGTGAAGGAAGACGGtacgaaggaaaaggaagaatacGAAGAAGAAGCGATCGAAGAACAAGAGGAAGCTGTCGCAGAGGTAGCTGCAGAGAAAGAGAGTACAAAGGAGAAGGAGGAATACAAAGAAGAAGCGATGGAAGAACGAGAGGTCGCGGAAGTAACCGCGAAGGAAGAGAGTACGAAGGAGAAGATGGAAGATAAAGCGAAGGAAGAAGCGATGGAGAAAGTTACCGTAGAAATAGGTGGCGAGGAAAAAGCAAAGGATATCGAGgagaaagaaatggaagaaaagaaagtaacTGACACGCGAGAAAAAGAGACAACGGAAGCGATAACAGAAGCTCCGGTGGAAAGAAAATTACAACGCGAGATAATCACGGAAAGAGAGACGAAAAGGGAAGAGGCGCGAGACGAGGTTGTTAAACAcgtagaaaaagaggaaaaagaaagtgaaaaagTTGTTACGGATGTAATCGTACGGGAAAGCGTTAAAACGCCGGAGataaaagaggaagaagttGTTAAAGAGAAATCGACTGGAAGACGCATCATAACGGAAGAAACTACTATCATCTACAAGGTACAGAAAGATGGCACTCTGGTTCAAGAACAGGTATTAAAATCGGTTCAAGTAGAAGGAGGAAGCGAGGCTTTAGCTGCTGCGCTAGTTCAACTTCCCGAAAGTAAGATCGAAACGAAAAGTGTCTACGAAGTGGAATCTATTGGCGAAGTTACGCCAGAAATTACGTTTACAACCGATATCAGGAAGGAGATGCAAAAATTTCTGGAAGGTGAAAGAGCAACGGAAATCGAAGTCAAAGATCAGATGAGGAAGGAGATAACGTCGATCGAACAAGAAAAATCGGAGAAAATGTCTCCTGTTGCGGAATCGATCCAAGAGGTGGAAGACggagaaattaaagaaaaaagagaagaatcgaGAAAAGAGGAGAGAGAAGAAATTACGCTCGATAAGAATACGGTAACCGAGATGGAAACGAAGCACGTTAGGAAAGAATTCGAGTCGCGTATCCCTGTTTCAACGGCAAAGATAGATAAGGACAAAATACAAAAGGAAACGAAACCGAAGAGTATGACGGAACTAAAACAGCTTCCGAGTAAACTCGAAAGCGACAAGGAATTAAGCACAGAGGAACAAGAAATTTCGCCGACGACTAAAAAGAAAGAGTTCGAATCTCGAATTCCCAAACGCGTTATAGATATCAAGCCAACATCGGATAAAGCTGGAAAGAAGGACACGCACGTTAGAAAAGAGAGCGAATCGTATACGATAACGGAAAAAAAATCGAGCGAAGAGGTGACTTCAAAATTGGAGGAGCATCTAACTACGAAGAGCGAAACGCAAACGTTTTCCAAATCCTTCACCGATCCGCAAGAAGCTTTCAAAATGTTCGAGGATATGGAACGCGCAAAGGGCGAATTTGCGACCGTCACTTCCAAGATCGATCATAAAACTTCCACTATGACGGAAAAGAAGGAAGTGGTGTCTTCGGAGATTTCCAATGGCAAGGACAAAGTAATCACGCTGGAGGAGAAGGAACGCGTGGAGAGAAAGAAATCGTCGGAGTCGCAATTGAAGAAAGAATCGCCAACCGAGACGTTGGAGGAGAAAAAAAGTAAACACGAGGAATTGGATAAAACCGCGATTCAAAAGTTGTCGATGAATTTGACAGATACGcgagaaataatagacgcagcTGCCTCCGAATCGAGAACCGAAACGAAGAAGGAAGATTTGTTCAAAaagttatccgacaaggagggagTTATGACTCGCGAGGCGGGTAGTAGCCTGTTAAGAGAAAGCGATGCTGAAGTAGCCATTCGGATAAAGAAAGATATCGGTGAAAAAAGGGATGAGAAGGACGAGGTGAAAACGGTAGAAGGGAAACCGGCGACCGAAAGGATATCCAAACCAGTTGCAGATTCGGATCACATCGAAACGCTGGCACAAGGAGAATCGCGCAAAGAAAGTAAAGAAAGTTTCGATGTTGTTCAATTTGTTCCAAGCGAGAGGAAAACGGAGGAGAAAGACTCGTCGAAGGAAGAAGAAGCGAGCGAAGCAACGGAGGAAGAAGCAACAACACCGAGAGAGAGTTTAGAGGAGAAGCAACGGCTAAAGTTTAAAGAGATCGAGGCACGTACCATAGCGGAGACTTTGATTCAATCGATCGAACAGGAAATCGAAGCAAAATCGGCAGCGGATTTGAAAGCGGAACTACTTAGCAAAGGATATCTAGAGCAAATTATAAGCGAAAGCGTTGAAACGGATCACGAAAAACTGGCTGATGATTTGACGCGCAAGTTCGAAAGTATTATGAAGAAAACGATGGACAAGCAAGCGGCACAAATGAAAATCGACCAAAGTTTAATGGAATCACCGAGACTGAGATCATCGATACAGGAAGAGTCCCTGGACAAAAGTTCCACGAGAGACAGCATAAGCGTCAGCGAAGATATAACTAAAGACGAAGAATCATCTCCgcacgaaaaagaagaaagcttTCCTCTTTCGTCGTCTCAGGCTAAACTGCAAGACAGGGACATTACCATGAGCCCTAGCAGCATATCGGAGCAAATAGATTTCGAAGAAACCATCGACGTCGATACGAACGAATTGGAAAGCGTGTCGAAACCGACCTCGAGTCCACGATCTGAGAAACAACGATTCACCAAGTCGAGCAGTCAAGTGGAATTGCAAAGAGATTTCCAGAGTGACGTTGGTTTGCCTCGGGATAAGATCGTATCGGAAATTTCAGGTGCCAGAGTTCTGGAAATTCTCGAACCTGGCGTAAATAGTCAATCCAGGGAAGATTCCGTTGACGTGCCTTCTTTAGAAATGGACGAGCATAAAATATCCGAGCAGACAAGCAGGGGAATTCCGTCGTTGCACGAGAGCGCCGAAATGGATTCGTTCGATAAGATGGATCAAGAACGGGATATAACGATAAGTCCTAGTACCGTATCCGAGGATACCAATATAGATTATTCCTTGGTACAGGAGTCTTCTCAGCCTGTTCCGATGCAGAAAGATCTCCCAACGATAAGTACGAGAAGAGCGGACAGCTTCGAAATCGAAAGTCCTCCACTGGTCTCCCCGAAACCGAAAGTTCGCGGGCTTGAAATTAAACCCGTCGATTGGATGATCGGTGacgagaaaattgaaatatcggaAACGCTACAACCGTCCCAGATTTTCAACCAGGAGTTAGAAGCTTACGAATCGatgaagaaaaaggaacgattaTCTTCGTTGGATGGATCGACGGATCATGAACAAGAATCCGGTACTAAATCTTCGGAAGAGATTAGCGTGATAGAATCGACGAAAGAGACAGTCGCGGACAATGGTAAGAGTACGACTTCCTCGGTCGGTGAAACGAAATTAACGGCGATCCCTGTCAGCGAACAAGACTTTGAAAGCGAACTGGTGGAAAACAAATTGGACGTTAGTTGTCAGGAATTGGTAGACACGTTACAGCGAGAATACGACGCGAAGACGCCTATCAAAGAGTACATCGAGAGTATTCAACGAGAAATATCTAGCGAACGGATCGTGGAAGCGGAAAAGCGAGAAGTTTTACAGGTAGACGAGTCCGCTTCGCAAGAACGTACAGAGGTTCCAACCGCAACTACGACAGAGAAATCTCTGGAGGAAGAAACTCGAGAGGAAACGACCAAAGAAGACGCGTCTTCGGTTACCGAAACTTCCAAACGCGAGGAAATCCTTTCAAAGTCAGGAATTGAACTGAAATTGGAAAAAACAACGACGGGATCGTTAAAGGAGAGCGAGAAAGCCGCGGAAGAAGTATCGCAAGAAACAGCAGACTCTGAGAAACCAGTACGCGTGGATGACGTATTGAAGGAATGGACGGAAGCTTATTTGTCGAAAATGAAACCCTTGGGCGACGACTATAAAAGGCATATGGAGAAAGCTACGGAGAAACACGATAAGCCTGGAAGATCCACGACAGTTCCTTCCGACACTTGTgcctttaaaataaaaaaagacgaTCTCCCTAGCGTTGATTTAAGCGCACGATACGCTATAACCGTTCTAGATCAGgtagttaaaaaagaaatagccGAAGTGAAAGAATCTTTAGAAGCAGCGAAACAAGACCTGATAGAGGAATTAAGCGAAAATAGCGAAACTGTGATTCAAATTAAAGATTCCCCTTCAGAGTTCCGATTTAAATTACAACCCGAATCCATTCCGAACGATTTACCATTTTTATACACACCGTCGTTCCCTGAACAACAACCGCACGAATCGGATACCGAAGCTGTAAAGAGCGAATCTCCCATCGATAAGTCGATGCCGTACGAAACAAAAGATAGTACTGAAAGTAAAATGGAATTAGAAGAATCTACTTCTAGTAGTATCGAAGAACCGATACATCTACAAGGAGACACACCTGTGATTAAAACCGAAAAGTCTGATGTAGAGACTGCTGCGATAACCGTCCACGAAGATACGagagacgacgaagaagaacaTCTTAGTCCTGTACCTGCTAGCAGATCAGGCTCGGACATAGACAATAAAGACGAGAGTTCTTCTTTGGCCTTGCCACGCCCGGTACTCAGAAGACGGCAGAAACCCGGTAGAAGTTCCAAACGCGTCGCATCTGACAGCGACGCGGATCTTGGTTCTAGTTCCGGCGAGAGTAGCAATTACCAATCTTGCGATTACGAGATCG GAAGAGCACACCGAACAGTCGGATTCTTCGGGCAGCGATATACCGATCGACGAACCGATAGACAACATCTATAG